In Phocoena phocoena chromosome 3, mPhoPho1.1, whole genome shotgun sequence, a single window of DNA contains:
- the ANGPTL4 gene encoding angiopoietin-related protein 4 isoform X3, with amino-acid sequence MRCAPTAGAALVLCAATAGLLSAQGRPEPPEKPRFASWDEVNVLAHGLLQLGNGLREHVERTRGQLGELERRLGSCGAACKDPEGSAAPPFAPENLILTRVLYSPQTQLKAQNSRIQQLFQKVAQQQRHLEKQHLRIQNLQSQMGHLAPMHLGHGVAKRARRKRLPKMAQLAGPAQNISRLHRLPRDCQELFEEGERQSGLFQIQPQGSSSFLVNCKMTSDGGWTVIQRRQDGSVDFNQPWDAYKDGFGDPQGEFWLGLEKVHRIMGERGSHLAVQLQDWEGNAESLQFPVHLGGEDTAYSLQLTAPVASKLGATTFSPSGLSLPFSTWDQDHDLRRDKNCAKSLSGGWWFGTCGHSNLNGQYFHSIPRQRQQLKKGIFWKTWRGRYYPLQATTMLIQPTAAEAAS; translated from the exons ATGCGCTGTGCGCCAACAGCCGGAGCAGCCCTGGTGCTGTGCGCTGCCACCGCCGGGCTGCTGAGCGCGCAGGGCCGCCCGGAGCCTCCCGAGAAGCCGCGCTTCGCCTCCTGGGACGAGGTGAATGTGCTGGCGCACGGGCTCCTGCAGCTCGGCAACGGGCTACGCGAGCACGTGGAGCGCACCCGTGGGCAGCTGGGCGAGCTGGAGCGGCGTCTGGGCTCGTGCGGGGCCGCCTGCAAGGATCCTGAGGGGTCGGCCGCACCTCCGTTCGCCCCGGAGAATCTG ATCCTTACCAGGGTTTTATACTCTCCCCAGACTCAGCTCAAGGCTCAGAACAGCAGGATCCAGCAACTCTTCCAGAAGGTGGCCCAGCAGCAGCGGCACCTGGAGAAGCAACACCTGAGAATCCAGAATCTGCAGAGCCAG ATGGGCCACTTGGCCCCCATGCACCTGGGCCACGGGGTGGCCAAGCGTGCCAGGAGGAAGAGGCTACCCAAGATGGCCCAGCTTGCTGGCCCAGCTCAAAATATCAGCCGCCTGCACA GACTGCCCAGGGACTGCCAAGAGCTGTttgaagagggagagaggcaaaGTGGATTGTTCCAGATCCAGCCCCAGGGGTCCTCCTCATTCCTGGTTAACTGCAAGATGACCTCAG ATGGAGGCTGGACTGTAATTCAGAGGCGCCAGGATGGCTCAGTCGACTTTAACCAGCCCTGGGACGCCTACAAGGATGGCTTCGGAGACCCCCAAG GTGAGTTCTGGCTGGGCCTGGAGAAGGTGCACCGCATCATGGGGGAGCGTGGCAGCCACCTGGCTGTGCAGCTGCAGGACTGGGAGGGCAATGCCGAGTCCTTGCAGTTCCCTGTCCACCTGGGTGGCGAAGACACAGCCTATAGCCTGCAGCTCACGGCGCCCGTGGCCAGCAAACTGGGTGCCACCACCTTCTCGCCCAGCGGCCTCTCCCTGCCTTTCTCCACTTGGGACCAAGACCACGACCTCCGCAGAGACAAGAACTGTGCGAAGAGCCTCTCTG GTGGCTGGTGGTTCGGTACTTGCGGCCACTCCAATCTTAATGGCCAGTATTTCCATTCCATCCCGCGACAGCGGCAGCAGCTTAAGAAGGGCATCTTCTGGAAGACCTGGCGGGGCCGCTACTACCCGCTGCAGGCCACCACCATGCTGATCCAGCCCACAGCGGCCGAAGCAGCCTCCTAG
- the ANGPTL4 gene encoding angiopoietin-related protein 4 isoform X1 — translation MRCAPTAGAALVLCAATAGLLSAQGRPEPPEKPRFASWDEVNVLAHGLLQLGNGLREHVERTRGQLGELERRLGSCGAACKDPEGSAAPPFAPENLVPPGGDAVPETLRSFQTQLKAQNSRIQQLFQKVAQQQRHLEKQHLRIQNLQSQMGHLAPMHLGHGVAKRARRKRLPKMAQLAGPAQNISRLHRLPRDCQELFEEGERQSGLFQIQPQGSSSFLVNCKMTSDGGWTVIQRRQDGSVDFNQPWDAYKDGFGDPQGEFWLGLEKVHRIMGERGSHLAVQLQDWEGNAESLQFPVHLGGEDTAYSLQLTAPVASKLGATTFSPSGLSLPFSTWDQDHDLRRDKNCAKSLSGGWWFGTCGHSNLNGQYFHSIPRQRQQLKKGIFWKTWRGRYYPLQATTMLIQPTAAEAAS, via the exons ATGCGCTGTGCGCCAACAGCCGGAGCAGCCCTGGTGCTGTGCGCTGCCACCGCCGGGCTGCTGAGCGCGCAGGGCCGCCCGGAGCCTCCCGAGAAGCCGCGCTTCGCCTCCTGGGACGAGGTGAATGTGCTGGCGCACGGGCTCCTGCAGCTCGGCAACGGGCTACGCGAGCACGTGGAGCGCACCCGTGGGCAGCTGGGCGAGCTGGAGCGGCGTCTGGGCTCGTGCGGGGCCGCCTGCAAGGATCCTGAGGGGTCGGCCGCACCTCCGTTCGCCCCGGAGAATCTGGTCCCTCCCGGCGGCGATGCAGTCCCGGAGACCCTCCGCAGCTTTCAG ACTCAGCTCAAGGCTCAGAACAGCAGGATCCAGCAACTCTTCCAGAAGGTGGCCCAGCAGCAGCGGCACCTGGAGAAGCAACACCTGAGAATCCAGAATCTGCAGAGCCAG ATGGGCCACTTGGCCCCCATGCACCTGGGCCACGGGGTGGCCAAGCGTGCCAGGAGGAAGAGGCTACCCAAGATGGCCCAGCTTGCTGGCCCAGCTCAAAATATCAGCCGCCTGCACA GACTGCCCAGGGACTGCCAAGAGCTGTttgaagagggagagaggcaaaGTGGATTGTTCCAGATCCAGCCCCAGGGGTCCTCCTCATTCCTGGTTAACTGCAAGATGACCTCAG ATGGAGGCTGGACTGTAATTCAGAGGCGCCAGGATGGCTCAGTCGACTTTAACCAGCCCTGGGACGCCTACAAGGATGGCTTCGGAGACCCCCAAG GTGAGTTCTGGCTGGGCCTGGAGAAGGTGCACCGCATCATGGGGGAGCGTGGCAGCCACCTGGCTGTGCAGCTGCAGGACTGGGAGGGCAATGCCGAGTCCTTGCAGTTCCCTGTCCACCTGGGTGGCGAAGACACAGCCTATAGCCTGCAGCTCACGGCGCCCGTGGCCAGCAAACTGGGTGCCACCACCTTCTCGCCCAGCGGCCTCTCCCTGCCTTTCTCCACTTGGGACCAAGACCACGACCTCCGCAGAGACAAGAACTGTGCGAAGAGCCTCTCTG GTGGCTGGTGGTTCGGTACTTGCGGCCACTCCAATCTTAATGGCCAGTATTTCCATTCCATCCCGCGACAGCGGCAGCAGCTTAAGAAGGGCATCTTCTGGAAGACCTGGCGGGGCCGCTACTACCCGCTGCAGGCCACCACCATGCTGATCCAGCCCACAGCGGCCGAAGCAGCCTCCTAG
- the ANGPTL4 gene encoding angiopoietin-related protein 4 isoform X2 — MRCAPTAGAALVLCAATAGLLSAQGRPEPPEKPRFASWDEVNVLAHGLLQLGNGLREHVERTRGQLGELERRLGSCGAACKDPEGSAAPPFAPENLILTRVLYSPQTQLKAQNSRIQQLFQKVAQQQRHLEKQHLRIQNLQSQMGHLAPMHLGHGVAKRARRKRLPKMAQLAGPAQNISRLHNGGWTVIQRRQDGSVDFNQPWDAYKDGFGDPQGEFWLGLEKVHRIMGERGSHLAVQLQDWEGNAESLQFPVHLGGEDTAYSLQLTAPVASKLGATTFSPSGLSLPFSTWDQDHDLRRDKNCAKSLSGGWWFGTCGHSNLNGQYFHSIPRQRQQLKKGIFWKTWRGRYYPLQATTMLIQPTAAEAAS, encoded by the exons ATGCGCTGTGCGCCAACAGCCGGAGCAGCCCTGGTGCTGTGCGCTGCCACCGCCGGGCTGCTGAGCGCGCAGGGCCGCCCGGAGCCTCCCGAGAAGCCGCGCTTCGCCTCCTGGGACGAGGTGAATGTGCTGGCGCACGGGCTCCTGCAGCTCGGCAACGGGCTACGCGAGCACGTGGAGCGCACCCGTGGGCAGCTGGGCGAGCTGGAGCGGCGTCTGGGCTCGTGCGGGGCCGCCTGCAAGGATCCTGAGGGGTCGGCCGCACCTCCGTTCGCCCCGGAGAATCTG ATCCTTACCAGGGTTTTATACTCTCCCCAGACTCAGCTCAAGGCTCAGAACAGCAGGATCCAGCAACTCTTCCAGAAGGTGGCCCAGCAGCAGCGGCACCTGGAGAAGCAACACCTGAGAATCCAGAATCTGCAGAGCCAG ATGGGCCACTTGGCCCCCATGCACCTGGGCCACGGGGTGGCCAAGCGTGCCAGGAGGAAGAGGCTACCCAAGATGGCCCAGCTTGCTGGCCCAGCTCAAAATATCAGCCGCCTGCACA ATGGAGGCTGGACTGTAATTCAGAGGCGCCAGGATGGCTCAGTCGACTTTAACCAGCCCTGGGACGCCTACAAGGATGGCTTCGGAGACCCCCAAG GTGAGTTCTGGCTGGGCCTGGAGAAGGTGCACCGCATCATGGGGGAGCGTGGCAGCCACCTGGCTGTGCAGCTGCAGGACTGGGAGGGCAATGCCGAGTCCTTGCAGTTCCCTGTCCACCTGGGTGGCGAAGACACAGCCTATAGCCTGCAGCTCACGGCGCCCGTGGCCAGCAAACTGGGTGCCACCACCTTCTCGCCCAGCGGCCTCTCCCTGCCTTTCTCCACTTGGGACCAAGACCACGACCTCCGCAGAGACAAGAACTGTGCGAAGAGCCTCTCTG GTGGCTGGTGGTTCGGTACTTGCGGCCACTCCAATCTTAATGGCCAGTATTTCCATTCCATCCCGCGACAGCGGCAGCAGCTTAAGAAGGGCATCTTCTGGAAGACCTGGCGGGGCCGCTACTACCCGCTGCAGGCCACCACCATGCTGATCCAGCCCACAGCGGCCGAAGCAGCCTCCTAG